The genomic interval GGCGATGGGCCGCGCCGCCGCCGCGCAGCCGCGCCGGATCGGGGCGTTGCGCCGCCGTCTGCGGCAGGATCGCATGATGTACGTCGATCACGCTGGCACGGCGCATGTGCTGCAAGGGCGGCAGTTCGTGCATCCATTCGCGGTAGTAGCGCTGGTCGTAGGCGTCGTGGTGGGTCCCGGCCCAGCCGTGCAGCATCAGGAGACTCTCGACTTCGTCCGGGCGCTCGCGCGGCACCGGGATGTCGATGTCGGAAAACAGCCGGCCCGCCGCCGCCGGCAGGCCGGCCGCGACATAGGCGCTCCCCTTCAGGATGATCAGGGGCAAGCGGGTACCGGCCAGCGCTCGCCGCACCTGGCCGAGTTCGAAGCGCACCGCGCGCGCATGGCGTTCCCGTGCAGTGCGGTCCCAGCACAGGCGGCGCCAGGCCAGCGGCGGCAGCGCGTCGGCCATGCCATGTTCCTCGGCCAGCAGGCACAAGGTGGCCCCATGCCGGCGGCGCGCGCCTGGCGCAGCAGCAGCTCCCATCCCGGCCCGTCCAGCGCAGCCATGCGCGCGGGGGTGCGCAGCACCTCGACCAGCAAAGGGAGCGGCCTCATCGGCGCTGCGCCAGCAGGCGTTCGAACACGTCCATGGCGTCGTCGAGCGCGCCATAGCGGAAATCAACAGTGCGGGTGGCCTCGATCAGGCGCGCCACCGTCTCGAAACCGGCCCCGCCGAGCAGGCTGTAGTTGAAGGCGTTCTCGGCCAGACGCAGGTGGGCGCGTGCCTGCGCTACCGGCACCAGTTCGGCCGGGGCATCGCGCTCCCACTTCGGGAACACGATCCAGGCCGGTGCCGCCGGCTCGAGCGCGCGTGCGACGCTCGTGCCTGGCGCACGCATGTGCGCAACCGTACCCTTCACCGTATCGCGCACGGGCACCGTCAATTCGGCCGCCGGCGCCCGGGCACGGATCACGTCGATCGAGCCGTTCTTCAGGCTGACCGGGCGCGGCAAGGGGTCGATGCGGCCGTCGTCCAGGCGGACGAGCGTCAGTTCGTCCGACAGCAGGCGCCAGCCGCGCGCGACCGGGGCGGCACACAGCGTGCTCTTGCCGGAACCGGGCGGCGCCGGCAGGATCGCCGCCGCCCCCTCCTTTTCGACGACGGCGGCGTGGATGACGAGCCAGGAATGGGCCTGGCTCGAGACGCACCAGTTCATTGCCCATTCGAACATCGGGAAGGCCTGCGCCAGCGGCAGCGGCTGGAAGGGCGCCATGCCCTCGTAATGGAAGTGGACCTGGGGCCGCACCGGGCGCCGCAGGCCCTGCGAGCCGGACAGGCGCACGTCGAAATCGGCAAAGCTGTCGCCGTCGCGCACCGGGTAGTCGGCATACATGCTGGCCAGGGTATCGGCCAGGGAGGGAAGCGCACTGCGCACGCAGGTGACGAAGGGGCCGGTCTGCAGCCGCAGGCCGGGGCCGCGCAGGCGCGCGGCCAGTTCGCGGCGGCCGAGCGTGGCGACGGTGGGCAGGCCGGTGCTCAGCAAGGCAGTGCGTCGATCAGGTAGAGCGCCGCCAGGTCGGCCAGCACCTCTTCCAGCTCCGGAAGGGATGCCGGATCGGCAGCGGCAAGCGCGGCGGCGGACTGCGGCGCGTCGCGCAGCGCCTGCAACAGCGCGAGGGCCGGTTCGGCCAGCAGGTGGGTGTCGCCGGAAAGGTCGTTGAAGAGCACGCATTCGCCGTCGTGGCAGCGGTGCATCAGGCGCTGGCCGGGGGCCAGGCGCCAGGTCGGATCACTTCTCATGCGTACCAGCAACGCGCCACGAGGGCCTAGCGGAAGGTGGTTTCGAGGTAAGCGGCCAGCTGTGCGCCGGTCCATGGGGTGGCGCTGCCGGTCGGACGGTACGAGCCCTTCAGGCTGAATTCGTCCCAGATCGCCACCACTTTGTCTTCTGCCAGCACGCTCGGGATCCCGGACATGGCCGAGGAACGGGCATTGAGCAGCGCCGTGACGATTTGCATGGCCACGTTGTTGCGGTCGATGGCCTTGACCGGGTTCGGTTGCTCGAGGATTTCCAGCAGCGTGAAGTTCTTCAGGCCGGAATAGCTGCCGCGCGCAGCCAGCACGTCGGCGAAGCGCGTGGTCGGGCTGGTGCCGGTACGCGATTTCCACGCGCTGGAATGGGTTTTCCAGTAGCCGTGCGAACGATTATTGCTGCAGGAATTGGCCGGGTTGTGGCTGGCGGTCTTGATCGACATGAAGCCGGACGGCGAAGCGCAGGTGGCCAGGCTACCGGCCGCCATGCCTGGCTGGCTGTGCAGTGTCAGGATGACGCCGCCTGCACCGAGCCCAGCGCGGGTAAAGCGACGGCGCGCCGCCCCTTTTGGATCAAGGGCCGGCAGTTCGCCAACTGCCTGCGGAGCAGGCGACATCTCTGCAGTTTTATGTTGATCTTCCATAATGCGTTCCTGAGTCCTCGAAAGTAGGCCATACCCAAGCGGGCACAGGTCTTTCCACTGCTTAAGCAAACCTCGTACCAGTTAGCCTATATTACTCATCAATTGATCAATTGCAACAAAAAATCAATCACTTAGCCCCGTAGACAGTCTGGTACGCCCAAACGACGACGGCGCCACCCGGCGCCGTTGTAAGAAAACCCGACAGGGTTCTATCAGAAGAAGCTTTCCGGAATCACCAGAATATCACCCGGGCGCATCGGCATGTTCGCCGAAATATCGCCTTCCTTGATCAGGTCGTCAAGGCGTACGTTGAGTTTTTCCTGCTTGCCGCCGACGTTGCGGATGATGCTCGCCTTGTTGCCGGAAGCGAATTCGGTGACGCCGCCGACCGCGATCAGGACATCCATCAGCGACATGTCGCGGCGGTAGGCCAGCGCCTGCGGCTTGGCGGCCTGGCCGATCACGCGGATCTGCTCGCCGTAGTTACCGACGAAACCAGTGACGACGACGGTGACGACCGGTTGCTGGATGAACTTGGCCAGCGCCTTCTCGATGTCGCGTGCCAGCTCGGTCGAGGTCTTGCCGGCGGCAGGCAGGTCTTCGACCAGCGGCGTGGTGATCTTGCCGTCCGGACGCACCGGCACCGACATCGATACCTCGGGATTGCGCCAGACGATGATATTGACGGCATCGCCCGGGCCGATCAGGTAATCGGCAGGCGCGGCGCCCGCCAGGGCTGCGGCCGATGGTGCCGCCGCCGGCTTGTTGAACCACGCGCAGCCCGACAGGGTCAGGGCGCAGGCAGTAGCCAGGGCCAGTTTGGTCAAATTCGTCATGATCTTGCTCACGTCATTCCCCTTCAGACAAGCAGCGAGCGCGCGGCCCAGACTGTTGTTGTTGCAAATGTAAAATTGTGTTTTAGCCATCAAACCGACGTATTGTATCTTAATCATGCATGCCAAAAAGGCGTGCACGATTGAAATATTGTTATTTTTTACTCCGCTGGCAACAGTTCCCCTCCCTGTCATCAACGGGCACCGGCGAGCGAACAACACGGTCGGCCTGCCTGGTGGACAGTGCCCGATCAGCCAAGCCGCAGTAAACAGCAAGCGGCAACGCGCTGGCAGACCCTATCTATCAGAAGCTCGACTGCATCGCCCTCCTTGTACCGCATTGCTTCAGAAGACCTCGGCACTTTCGCAAGTCCGCAAGCCTGCGAGGGGACGAAACACCCCGACGCCGGAGACTGCAACAGGCGCAACGCCAGCAGGCATGCGGGCTCCGGCAGACAGGCGCTAACGGGCGCGTCCGGAGCGCATTCATTATTTCGGATAGGAATCAATCGTGCAGCCCTTTTGTAATTTAGACATTACAATACAAGGGTTTGATGTTGAGCAAAGGCTGCGGCCGGGTCTGGAAGTGGAAGATTGGCCCGCGCATCTGCCTTGACGTAGTGCAACATTTAGGCTCTGCGGTAGTTTGCTTGTTGATAACAATAGTGCTTCAAGTAGATGCCTTGGGGATTTTTATGCATTGCAGCTAGGAACTTGTGTTGTAAGCGGTGCCATTTTGTCGCCTTACTTGCTCAATTTTCTGGCACGCAATTGCAATTGCACAAACAACAAGCGATGATGCGTGTTCTTTGTTGATTGTTACAGTCCGGCTCCTGGCCGGGCCTTCATGGCGAGACTGACGAGATGGCAGAAATAACAGCCCTTATCCTGAATTTCCTTAAGGCCATCGGTAAATACCGTTGGCATGCAGTGACCATCACCTGGCTGGTGGCGCTGATTGGCTGGGCAATCGTGCTCAAGCTGCCGAACCAGTACGAGACCACCGCGCGGGTCTACGTCGATACCCAGAGCATCCTGAAACCGCTGCTGTCGGGGATGACCTCGTTGCCGAACCTCGATCAGCAGGTGCAGTTCATGCGCCAGACCCTGATCAGCCGTCCGAACGTCGAGCGCGTCATGCGCATGACCGATCTCGACGTCAAGGCAAAGGACGCCGACGAGAAGGAAAAGATGATCGACAACCTGATCTCGAAGATCACCATCGCCGGCACCGAACGCGACGACATCTACACGATCAGCTACAAGGCCACCGACCCGAAGCTGGGCAAGGACGTGGTGCAGTCGCTGCTGACGATCTTCGTCGAGGGCAGCTTCGGCGGCAAGAAGCAGGAATCGGACAAGGCTGTCCAGTTCATCGACGACCAGATCCGCAGCTACGAGGAAAAGCTGGCCGCCGCCGAGGACAAGCTGAAGGAATTCAAGATCAAGAACATGGGCCTGCTGCCGCGTGAAGGCGCCGACTTCGGCAGCCGCGTCAACGCTGCCAACGACGCCCTCAGCCAGGCCAAGCTGGAACTGGCCGAAGCCGAGCAGTCGCGCAACGCCATCCGCCGCCGCATGACCGGCGGCAGCACCGCCGGCGGCACCGTCATGGCCGATCCGGAACTGGAAAGCCGCATCGCGACCGCCCAGAAGAACCTCGACACGCTGCGCCTGCAGTACACCGAGCAGCACCCGGACATCATTGCCACCCGCCGCCTGCTCGACCAGCTGCAGGCGCGCAAGCGGGAAGAAGCGAAGAAGGGCCGTCCCGACCCGGGCGCCGCCGCCAGCCCGATGATGCAGCAGCTGAACGTATCGCTGTCGGACGCCGAATCGCGCGTCGCCAGCCTGCGTGCCCGCGTGGCCGAGTACCAGCAGCGCGTCGCCACCCTGCGCACCCAGAGCACCACCGCGCCGGAAGTCGAAGCCCAGCTGGCCCAGCTGAACCGCGATTACGCGATCAACCGCGAGAACTACCAGAAGCTGGTCGAGCGCCGCGAACAGGCCAAGCTGTCGGGCGACCTCTCGTCGGCCACCGACATGCTGACCTTCCGTGTGATCGAGCCGCCAATGGCACCGCTGGTGCCGACCGGTCCGAACCGCCCGGTGCTGTTCAGCGCCGCCTTCATCGTGGCGCTGATCGCCGGCCTGGCCGGTGCATTCCTGATGAGCCAGTTCCGCCCGACCTTCCTCAGCCAGACCGCGCTGCGTGAAGTGACCGGCGTGCCGATCCTGGGCACCATCAACATGCACTGGACCGATGGCCAGAAGGCGCAGCGCAAGAAGCGCCTGTACGGCCTGGCTGCCACCCTGCTGCTGCTGTTCGGCGTGTACGGCGCCGGCTTGGCGACCATGATGGCCCGTCCGGGCCTGTAAGGAAGAACGTTAGGAGCGAATGTGAGCATTATCGAAAAAGCGGCCAGCCGCATTGACCACACCCGCGCACCAGCGCCAGCCCCGGTCGTCGAACACGACGACCAGGCCATCGTCCTGGAACCGCACGCGGCCCCGGCCTCCGCACACGCTGCACCGGCAATCGAAACCTTCGAACCGACGCCGGCCGAAGCGGCCGCCCTCGCCGCTGCCGCCACGGCAGCGCCGGCGCACGCACCAGCCCCTGCACGGGCCGCAGCAGCGCCAGTGCCACCCGTGCAGGCCCGTAGCGGCGGCCATCGCCCTGGCGCAAAAACGAGCGCCCGCAAGGTCGACCTCGACCTGGCGCGCATGCGCGACGCCGGCATGGTGACCGCCGCCGGCGGACGCACCAACCTGCTCGAGGACTTCCGCGTGATCAAGCGCCCGCTGCTCAAGCGCGCCTTCAGCGAAGCCTCGGCCCCAGGCCGCCCGAACAACCTGATCATGCTTACCAGCTCGCTGCCGGGCGAAGGCAAGACCTATTGCGCCATCAACCTGGCCATGAGCATTGCGATGGAACTCGACCACACCGTGCTGCTGGTCGACGCCGACGTCGCCCGTCCTTCGGTGCTGCGCACGCTCGGCCTGCCGGCCCAGCGCGGCCTGATGGACATCCTGCTCGACGACAAGCTCGACCTGTCGGACGTGATGCTGCGCACGAACGTCGACACCTTGAGCATCCTCCCGGCCGGCACTAGCACGCCGCGCGCGACCGAACTGCTGGCCAGTTCGACGATGACGAGCCTGGTCACCGAGATCGCGCACCGCTATCCTGACCGCGTCATCATTTTCGATTCGCCGCCGCTGCTGCTGACGAGCGAATCGCGCGTCCTGGCCAGCCACATGGGCCAGATCGTGATGGTCGTCGAAGCCCAGGGCACGACCCAGCACGCCGTCAAGGAATCGCTGCGTCAACTCGAAGGCTGCAGCAACGTGAACCTCATCTACAACAAGGCCCGGGACATCCCCGGCATCGAAGAGACGTATGACTATCACTACGGCTAAGCGTTCGCAGCTGCCGTCGCCGCATTTGCCACCGTACGCGTTGCGCCTGGCGCCGCTGGCGGCGGCGCTGCTGGTGGCGCTGCCGGCCCATGCGGACCTGGGACGTCACCCCGACGTTCACCCTGAGCGAAACCTACAGCGACAACGTCAACCTGCGCGCCGACAATGACAAGCGCGCATCCTGGGTGACCGAAGCAATACCGGGCGTTTCCGTGGTGGGCAAGAGCTCGCGCGTGGACTTCGCCGCCAACGCCCGCCTCTACTACTACGCCTACAGCGAAGACGACGTTCCGGGCGTGCGCACCAGCCAGCACGAGTACAACGCCAACGGCCGCGTGAAGGTGGTCGATGAGCTGTTCTATGTCGACGCAGGCGCCAGCAGCAGCGCGCGCAGCATCTCGGCCTTCGGCCCGCTGGCCGAAGATGCCAACGGCAACCGCTACAGCCGCGAAAACCAGACCGACGTCAGCACCTGGCGCATCAGCCCCTACGTGACCCACCGCTTCGGCAACCTGGTCACCGGCACCGCGCGCTATACCCACGACGTGGTGAAATCCGATTCGCGCAGCCTGTTCGGCGACAGCTCGGCCGATGGCGTGGCCATCGACCTCGTCGGCGGCCCGGGCTTTCGCAACGTCGGCTGGAGCCTGCACGCGGCGCATCAGACTGTCGACAACGAGAACTTCGGCGACACCTCGTCGCAAAACATCCTGCTCAATGCGAACTACCGCCTCGGCCCGACGTTCGCGCTGACGGGGTCGGCCGGCTACGACAAGTTCGATTACCAGGCCCTGGGCGGACGCACGGCCGGCGCCAGCTGGACGACCGGCTTCATCTGGGCACCGTCGGCGCGCACCAACCTGCAGATGTCGATCGGCCGCCATTACCTCGGCAACACCGGCATGCTGGCCGCCTCGCATCGCAGCCGCCACAGCGTCTGGAGGCTGAGCTATTCCGACGCCGTCACCACCAGCCGCCAGCAGTTCACGCTGCCGTCGGCGATCGACACCGCGTCCATGCTCGATGCGATGTTCCAGGCCACGATTCCCGATCCGGTGGTGCGGCGCCAGGCGGTGGAAAACTACATGCGCTACGCCAACCTGCCGCCTACGCTGGCCGACAACATCAACTACCTGAGCAACCGCTACATGCGCCAGAAGCTGCTGCAGGCATCGAGCGCGTTCAACTGGCGCCACAGCACCGCCGTGCTGTCGGCCTATGCCAGCGAGCGCGTCGCCCTGTCCTCGTCGGAAGCCGACAGCGGCCTGCTCGGCAGCCAGCTGCGCAGCCTGAACGACAGCGTGCGCCAGGTTGGCGTGAACGCCTCCTACAACTACCGCCTGAGCGCGCGTTCGAGCGCGCAGGCCTCGGCATCGGCATCGCATACGCGCTCGCTCACGACCGACCTCGAAGGCAACCAGCAATCGTTGCGCCTGGGCCTGACCCACCGCTTCGGCCGCTCGGTGCGCGGCAGCCTGGAAGTGCGCCGCCTCGTCGGCGAGAGCGAAATCCGCCACGACTATACCGAAAACGCCGTCTCCGCCACCCTCACGGTCCAGCTCTAACGGAGTAACACGATGTACGAAACCTATTACGGACTCTCGGCCAAGCCCTTCCAGCTGCGCCCCGATCCCCATTTCTTCTTCGGCAGCAAGGGCCACAAGCGTGCCATGGCCTACCTGGAATATGGCCTGTCGCAGGGTGAGGGCTTCATCGTCATCACCGGCGAAATCGGCGCCGGCAAGACCACGCTGGTGCGCAACCTGTTCAGCAAGCTGCCGTCGGACCAGATCGTCGCCGCCCACATCGTCAATACCCACCTGGATCCGGACGACACGCTGCGCATGGTGGTGTCGGCCTTCGGCCTGCCCTATGAAGGCGCCAGCAAGACCGACATGCTGACCCGCCTCGAGCACTTCCTGCGCAGCGTCGACCGCCAGGGCCAGCGCGCCCTGCTCGTCATCGACGAAGCCCAGAACCTGAGCCCGAAGACGGTCGAGGAACTGCGCATGCTGTCGAACTTCCAGACCGACGACAAGTCGCTGCTGCAGACCTTCCTGCTCGGCCAGCCGGAGTTCCGCGCCACCCTGCACAGCCCCAGCATGCAGCAGTTGCGCCAGCGCGTGATCGCCAGCTACCACCTGGGCCCGATGGACGCGCAGGAAACCCGCGCCTACATCGAGCACCGCCTGCACACGGTCGGCTGGCAGGGCGACCCGGCTTTCGATGACGGCGCCCACGCCGCCATCTTCGGCTACACCGGCGGCATCCCGCGCAAGACCAACACCCTGCTCGACCGCGTGCTCCTGATGGGCTACCTGGAAGAACTGCACGAGTTCAACGAGGGGCACATCCAGACCGTCATCAGCGACATCAGCGAGGAATTCCAGGCACCGAACCCGGTCGGCACGCCGGCCGCCGACACGCTGCGCATCGAATCGATCGAGGACGGCCTCGGCCTGCCCGAGCGCCGCGCCAGCGCCGAGGTGCTCGACGAGCGTATGATGCGCCTCGAGAAATCGATCGTGTCGGTGCTGTCGATCCTGAAGAAAATCGTCGCCACCCCGCCGCAGGGGAACCCGGCGCATCACCACGTGGATACCCAGGAATGAAAATGCAAGCTCCCGCAGCCCGGCCGCAGCGCCAGCCGGGTGAGCGTATCCGCAACGCCATGACCTGCGACGTCGAAGACTACTTCCAGGTCTCGGCCTTCGCTCCCTACATCAGCCGCGACAGCTGGCCGGCGCGCGAATGCCGCGTCGAAGCCAATGTCGATCGCATCCTGGCGCTGTTCGAGCGCCACGACGTGAAAGGCACCTTCTTCACGCTGGGCTGGATCGCCGAGCGCTATCCGCAGATGGTGCGCCGCATCGTCGCGGCCGGCCATGAACTGGCCAGCCACGGCTACGGCCACCTGCGCGCGTCCGACCAGAGCCGCGCGGAGTTCGACAACGACATCCGGTCGAGCAAGGCGCTGCTGGAAGACATCGGCGGCCAGCAGATCATCGGCTACCGCGCCCCGAGTTTTTCCATCGGCCATGGCAACCTGTGGGCATTGGAAGCGCTGACGCAAGCCGGCTACCGCTACAGCTCGAGCATCTACCCGATCGCCCACGACCATTACGGCATGCCGGACGCGCCCCGTTTCGCCTTCTATCCGAACGGCCCGGACGGGCTGCTGGAAATCCCGATCACCACGGCCATGCTGGGCGGTCGCAAGCTGCCGGCCGGCGGCGGCGGCTATTTCCGCCTGCTGCCCTACGCGCTCTCGCGCTGGATGGTCAAGCGCGTCAACGAGATCGACAACGAGCCGGCGCTGTTCTACTTCCACCCGTGGGAAGTCGATCCTGGCCAGCCGCGCCCCGAAGGCCTGGGTGCCAAGGCGCGCTTCCGCCACTACATCAACATCGAGCGCATGGAAGGGCGCATTGCCGCCCTCGCCCAGGATTTCGCGTGGGACCGGATGGACCGCATTTTCCTGGAACGGCCATGAATTCGATCATCGAGGGCGTGCTGCAAAAGAAGGCGGCGGCGGTCGCGGAAGCCGCCAAACCCGACCTGCTGCTGCTGGTACACCGCATCCCCTACCCGCCGAACAAGGGCGACAAGATCCGCTCCTACCACCTGCTGAAGCACCTGGCGGGCAAGTATCGCGTGCATCTGGCGACCTTTGTCGACGACGAAGCCGACTGGCAGTACGTGCCCAACGTCGAGGCCCTGTGCGCGAGCAGCCATTTCGCCCGGCTCGACCCGAAAAAGGGCAAGCTGCGCAGTGCCGGCGCGCTCGCCACGGGTAAATCGCTGTCGCTGGCCTACTACCGCGACGCCGGCATGCAGCAGTGGGTGACGCACACCATGCGCGAACACGGCATCGCGCGCGTGATGATGTTCTCGTCGGTGATGGCGCAGTACGCCGAACAATTCCCGGCCGCGCGCCGCGTGATCGATTTCTGCGACGTCGATTCCGACAAGTGGCGCCAGTACGCCGAGAAGAAAAAGTGGCCGATGAGCTGGGTGTACCGCCACGAGGCGAAGAGCCTGCTCGACTACGAGCGCCGCGTCGCCGAGATCTGCGACGCTTCCCTGTTCGTGTCCGAGCCGGAAGCGGAACTGTTCCGCGGCCTGGCGCCGGAAAACCGCGCCAAGATCGGCTTCTTCAACAACGGCGTCGACACCGAGTACTTCAGCCCCGAGCGCAGCTACGACAATCCGTTCGCGGCAGGAGAACAGGCCATGGTCTTCACCGGCGCCATGGACTACTGGCCGAACATCGATGCCGTCAAATGGTTTGCCGCCGAGGTGCTGCCGCGCGTGCGCGCCGCCGTGCCGCAGGCGCGCTTCTACATCGTCGGCTCGCGTCCGGCACCGGAAGTGCAGGCACTGGCGGGCGACGCCATCGCGGTGACCGGCACCGTGCCCGACGTGCGCCCCTACCTGGCCCACTGCAGCGTGGCGGTGGCACCCCTGCGCATCGCGCGCGGCATCCAGAACAAGGTGCTCGAAGCGATGGCGATGGCCCGTCCCGTCGTTGCCTCGCCCCAGGCCTCACGAGGGCATCGACGCCGCCAGCGGGCGCGAACTGCTCGTCGCCGACGCCCCTGAAGCCTACGCCGACGCCGTGATTGCGCTGCTGCGTACCCCGGACGACACCATGGGCCGCGCCGCGCGCGCCAGCGTCGAACGCCGTTACAGCTGGCCGGCCCACCTGTCCCAGATCGAAACGAGGTTCGAATGCTGATGAACGACAACCCGGCAATCGCCGGTGCCGGCGCGGGACGCCTGTCGGTCCCGAACGCGGCCATCATCATCGCCGCCCCTGCTCGCGCCCTTCCTGCTGTACTGGAGCACCGCCGCCTCGATCGTCTCGGTCTGGAACAGCTCCGAGACCTTCGCCCACGGCTATGCCATCCTGCCGATCAGCCTGTGGCTGGTGTGGCGCCGGCGCGAAGTGTTCGCGCGCATTCCAGCCGCGCCCGGTGGCCGGCCCCGGGTTTGCTCGCCCTGTGCGGCGCCGGCTGGCTGGTGGCGCGCGCCGGCGAAGTGCAGGTGGTGATGCAGTACGCTTTCGTCGCCATGCTCCCGGTCGTCGCGCTCGCGCTGATGGGCCGGCGCCTGGCCGGCTCGCTGACCTTCCCGCTGCTGTTCCTGCTGTTCGCGGTCCCCTTCGGCGAAGTCTTCGTCCACCCTTTGATCAACTTCACCGCCGACTTCACGGTGGCGATGGTGCGCGCCACCGGCATTCCGGTGCTGCGCAACGGCACCCAGTTCGAACTGCCGACCGGCAGCTGGTCGGTGGTGGAAGCCTGCAGCGGCGTGCGCTACCTGATTTCCTCGATCACGCTGGGCTGCCTGTATGCCTACCTGAGCTACCGCTCGGCCAAGCGCCGCGCCCTGTTCATCGGCCTGTCGGTGATCGTGCCGATCGTCGCCAACGGCCTGCGCGCCTACATGATCGTCATGATCGGCCACATGAGCGGCATGGAACTGGCCACCGGTGTCGACCACCTGATCTACGGCTGGCTGTTCTTCGGCCTGGTCATGTTCATCATGTTCTGGATCGGCAGCTACTGGCGCGAAGACGAGGCCGACACGGCACCGACCGCCGCCGATGCCGCTGCCGGCGCGCCGAGCGTGCGCCCTGCCCCGACCCGTACGGTGGCCACCGCGGCGATTGCATCGGTGCTGGTGTGCGCCGTGTGGCCGCTGCTGGCCGCGCTGAGCGACAAGGCCGCCCACAACCCGGCGCCGGTAGTGCTGGACGGATCGAACCTGGCGTCGCGCCCTGCCGGCGAGCCGACCTGGAGCCCGGAATACATGGCGGCCGACGCGACCCTGAAGGGCGCCTACACGGCGGCCGGCGCCCCTGTGGACCTGAACGTCCTGTACTACCGCAACCAGGGTCCCGAGAAGCGCCTGATCAGCTCCGTGAACCGGGTCGACCTGCGCAAGCAGGGCTTCCGCCACGTGGCTTCCGAAGGCCGCGTCGAGGAGTTCAACGGCCGGCAGCTGGCGCTGCGCGAAACGCGCGTCAAGGGCCCGCAGGGTAACTACCTGGTCTGGCACTGGCACTGGGTCGATGGCCGCTTCACCGCCAACGACTACCTGGGCAAGCTGTGGCAGGCGAAAGCCAAGCTCATGATGCATGGCGACGATGGCGCCCTCCTCATGATCGCCACCCCGGTCGGCGAGCAGCCGGAAGCGGCACGTGCCGCCCTGCGCGCCTTCCTGCAATCGAACCTGGCGCCGCTGCAGTCGACGCTCGAGGCAACGCGGGAACGGTAATCATGGCTGTAACGAAGAACCGGCCAGCGCAGACGCCGCTGGTCGTGCACCTGATCTACCGGCTCGACTTCGGCGGGCTGGAAACCCTGCTGGTCGACTGCATCAACCACATGCCACCCGAGCGCTACCGGCACGCCGTCGTCTGCCTGACCGGCTACACGGCGTTTGCCGAGAAGATCACGCGTCCCGGCGTCGAACTGTATTCGCTCGACAAGCAACCGGGCCTGGGCCTCGGCATCCACGTCAAACTGTTCAAGCTGCTGCGCCAGCTGCGCCCGGCCGTCCTGCACACCTATAACTTCGCCTGCGCGGAGTATGCGGTGCCGGCCCTGGCTGCCGGCGTGCCGGTGCGCATTCACGCCGAGCATGGCCGCGACGCCAGCGATCCGCAGGGCCTGAACCGCAAGCACAACTTCCTGCGCCGCGCCCCGGTGCCCTTCATCGACCGCTACGTGCCGGTGTCGCACGACCTGGCGCGCTGGCTGACGAACGTCGTCGGTATTCCGGCCGCGAAGTCCGAGCTGATCATGAACGGCGTCGACACGGTGCGCTTCGCGCCGCAGCTGGCCGCGGCCGGCACGCCGTGGCCGGCAGACACTTTCGTCATCGGCACCGTCGGCCGCCTGCAGGACGTGAAGGACCAGGCCACGCTGATCGAGGCCTTTGCCCTGCTGTGCGCGGCACGCCCGGAGGGGCGCTCCAGGCTGCGCCTGGCGGTCGTCGGCGACGGCCCGCTGCGCGAGAAGCTCGCGCAGAAGGCGGCTGACGCCGGCGTGGCGGAC from Massilia sp. Se16.2.3 carries:
- a CDS encoding XrtA/PEP-CTERM system exopolysaccharide export protein, translated to MTNLTKLALATACALTLSGCAWFNKPAAAPSAAALAGAAPADYLIGPGDAVNIIVWRNPEVSMSVPVRPDGKITTPLVEDLPAAGKTSTELARDIEKALAKFIQQPVVTVVVTGFVGNYGEQIRVIGQAAKPQALAYRRDMSLMDVLIAVGGVTEFASGNKASIIRNVGGKQEKLNVRLDDLIKEGDISANMPMRPGDILVIPESFF
- a CDS encoding HPr-rel-A system PqqD family peptide chaperone — encoded protein: MRSDPTWRLAPGQRLMHRCHDGECVLFNDLSGDTHLLAEPALALLQALRDAPQSAAALAAADPASLPELEEVLADLAALYLIDALPC
- a CDS encoding TIGR03016 family PEP-CTERM system-associated outer membrane protein, with translation MRTWDVTPTFTLSETYSDNVNLRADNDKRASWVTEAIPGVSVVGKSSRVDFAANARLYYYAYSEDDVPGVRTSQHEYNANGRVKVVDELFYVDAGASSSARSISAFGPLAEDANGNRYSRENQTDVSTWRISPYVTHRFGNLVTGTARYTHDVVKSDSRSLFGDSSADGVAIDLVGGPGFRNVGWSLHAAHQTVDNENFGDTSSQNILLNANYRLGPTFALTGSAGYDKFDYQALGGRTAGASWTTGFIWAPSARTNLQMSIGRHYLGNTGMLAASHRSRHSVWRLSYSDAVTTSRQQFTLPSAIDTASMLDAMFQATIPDPVVRRQAVENYMRYANLPPTLADNINYLSNRYMRQKLLQASSAFNWRHSTAVLSAYASERVALSSSEADSGLLGSQLRSLNDSVRQVGVNASYNYRLSARSSAQASASASHTRSLTTDLEGNQQSLRLGLTHRFGRSVRGSLEVRRLVGESEIRHDYTENAVSATLTVQL
- a CDS encoding XrtA system polysaccharide chain length determinant; its protein translation is MTITWLVALIGWAIVLKLPNQYETTARVYVDTQSILKPLLSGMTSLPNLDQQVQFMRQTLISRPNVERVMRMTDLDVKAKDADEKEKMIDNLISKITIAGTERDDIYTISYKATDPKLGKDVVQSLLTIFVEGSFGGKKQESDKAVQFIDDQIRSYEEKLAAAEDKLKEFKIKNMGLLPREGADFGSRVNAANDALSQAKLELAEAEQSRNAIRRRMTGGSTAGGTVMADPELESRIATAQKNLDTLRLQYTEQHPDIIATRRLLDQLQARKREEAKKGRPDPGAAASPMMQQLNVSLSDAESRVASLRARVAEYQQRVATLRTQSTTAPEVEAQLAQLNRDYAINRENYQKLVERREQAKLSGDLSSATDMLTFRVIEPPMAPLVPTGPNRPVLFSAAFIVALIAGLAGAFLMSQFRPTFLSQTALREVTGVPILGTINMHWTDGQKAQRKKRLYGLAATLLLLFGVYGAGLATMMARPGL
- a CDS encoding HprK-related kinase A codes for the protein MLSTGLPTVATLGRRELAARLRGPGLRLQTGPFVTCVRSALPSLADTLASMYADYPVRDGDSFADFDVRLSGSQGLRRPVRPQVHFHYEGMAPFQPLPLAQAFPMFEWAMNWCVSSQAHSWLVIHAAVVEKEGAAAILPAPPGSGKSTLCAAPVARGWRLLSDELTLVRLDDGRIDPLPRPVSLKNGSIDVIRARAPAAELTVPVRDTVKGTVAHMRAPGTSVARALEPAAPAWIVFPKWERDAPAELVPVAQARAHLRLAENAFNYSLLGGAGFETVARLIEATRTVDFRYGALDDAMDVFERLLAQRR
- a CDS encoding XrtA-associated tyrosine autokinase is translated as MSIIEKAASRIDHTRAPAPAPVVEHDDQAIVLEPHAAPASAHAAPAIETFEPTPAEAAALAAAATAAPAHAPAPARAAAAPVPPVQARSGGHRPGAKTSARKVDLDLARMRDAGMVTAAGGRTNLLEDFRVIKRPLLKRAFSEASAPGRPNNLIMLTSSLPGEGKTYCAINLAMSIAMELDHTVLLVDADVARPSVLRTLGLPAQRGLMDILLDDKLDLSDVMLRTNVDTLSILPAGTSTPRATELLASSTMTSLVTEIAHRYPDRVIIFDSPPLLLTSESRVLASHMGQIVMVVEAQGTTQHAVKESLRQLEGCSNVNLIYNKARDIPGIEETYDYHYG